The Bacteroides acidifaciens genome includes a region encoding these proteins:
- a CDS encoding ATP-binding protein: protein MARITIPYAVADFVDLRERGFYYVDKTEYIYRLEDYNAPVFLRPRRFGKSLLVSTLACYYDRTKAHRFEELFGGTWIGNHPTPEHNRYMIIRYDFSAMVMAENIQALAQNFNDLNCGPVEVMVEHNRDLFGDFQFANKGDASKMLEEVFTYIRSHELPKAYILIDEYDNFTNQLLTAYNDPLYEEVTTNDSFLRTFFKVIKKGIGEGSVRTCFCTGVLPVTMDDLTSGYNIAEILTLEPNFLNMLGFTYKETETYLRYVLDKYATGQECFDEIWQLIVSNYDGYRFRPNGERLFNATILTYFFKKFAANAGSIPEELVDENLRTDVNWIRRLTLSLDNAKVMLDTLVIDNELPYNVADLSSKFNKRKFFDKEFYPVSLFYLGMTTLKDNYVTTLPNMTMRSVYMDYYNQLNRIEGNAQRYVPVYRKYDAERRLEPLVQNYFEQYLGQFPAQVFDKINENFIRCSFYELVSRYLSSSYTFAIEQNNSAGRSDFEMTGIPGTDYYTDDRVVEFKYYRGKEAEKMLTYAEPLPEHVEQVKGYAEDTKRKFPNYNVRSYVVYICSNKGWKCWEV from the coding sequence ATGGCAAGAATAACTATCCCATACGCAGTGGCTGATTTCGTAGATCTTCGCGAACGTGGCTTTTATTATGTTGATAAGACAGAGTATATTTATCGTTTGGAGGATTATAATGCTCCTGTATTTCTGCGTCCGCGTCGATTCGGAAAGAGCTTGCTGGTTTCTACGTTAGCTTGCTATTATGACCGTACCAAAGCTCATCGTTTCGAAGAATTATTCGGTGGAACCTGGATTGGCAATCACCCTACTCCGGAACATAACCGATATATGATTATCCGGTATGATTTTTCCGCTATGGTGATGGCGGAAAATATTCAGGCACTGGCACAGAATTTCAATGATTTGAATTGTGGTCCTGTAGAAGTAATGGTGGAACATAACCGCGATTTGTTTGGAGATTTTCAATTCGCCAACAAAGGAGATGCGTCTAAAATGCTCGAAGAGGTTTTTACCTATATTCGTTCTCATGAATTACCTAAAGCCTATATCTTGATTGATGAATATGATAATTTCACCAATCAATTGCTTACTGCTTATAATGATCCTCTTTATGAAGAGGTGACTACTAACGATAGTTTTCTGCGTACTTTCTTTAAAGTAATCAAAAAAGGCATCGGTGAAGGAAGCGTACGTACCTGTTTTTGTACAGGGGTGTTGCCTGTCACAATGGACGATCTTACTAGTGGGTATAATATTGCGGAGATACTGACATTGGAGCCGAATTTCTTGAATATGCTTGGGTTTACGTATAAAGAGACAGAAACTTATTTGCGTTATGTGCTTGACAAATATGCTACAGGACAAGAGTGTTTTGATGAAATTTGGCAACTCATTGTAAGTAACTATGATGGTTATCGTTTTCGTCCCAATGGAGAACGTCTCTTTAATGCCACAATTCTTACCTATTTTTTCAAGAAGTTTGCTGCTAATGCTGGTAGTATCCCTGAAGAACTGGTAGATGAAAATCTGCGTACGGACGTCAATTGGATACGTCGGCTTACCCTTTCATTGGATAATGCCAAAGTTATGCTGGATACATTGGTTATTGATAATGAATTGCCTTACAATGTGGCTGATCTTTCCAGTAAATTTAATAAAAGGAAATTCTTTGATAAGGAATTTTATCCCGTCAGCCTGTTCTATCTAGGCATGACGACGCTGAAAGATAATTATGTGACAACATTGCCCAATATGACTATGCGCAGTGTTTACATGGACTATTACAATCAATTGAACCGGATTGAAGGAAATGCGCAACGTTATGTTCCTGTATATCGGAAATACGATGCTGAGCGCCGTCTGGAACCATTGGTACAGAACTATTTCGAACAATATCTGGGACAGTTTCCTGCACAAGTCTTTGATAAAATAAATGAAAACTTTATCCGATGTTCTTTTTATGAACTTGTGTCCCGTTATTTGAGCAGCAGCTACACTTTTGCCATTGAACAGAACAATTCCGCCGGTCGTTCGGACTTTGAGATGACAGGTATTCCCGGTACAGACTATTATACAGATGACCGGGTTGTAGAGTTTAAGTATTATCGTGGTAAAGAAGCGGAGAAGATGCTGACGTATGCTGAACCACTTCCCGAACACGTGGAACAAGTCAAGGGATACGCGGAAGATACAAAAAGAAAATTCCCTAATTATAATGTCCGCTCTTATGTGGTATATATATGCAGTAACAAAGGGTGGAAGTGTTGGGAAGTATAA
- a CDS encoding glutamine synthetase III: protein MSKMRFFALQELSNRKPLEVTAPSNKLSDYYGSHVFDRKKMQEYLPKEAYKAVTDAIEKGTPISREVADLVANGMKSWAKSLNVTHYTHWFQPLTDGTAEKHDGFIEFGEDGGVIERFSGKLLIQQEPDASSFPNGGIRNTFEARGYTAWDVSSPAFVVDTTLCIPTIFISYTGEALDYKTPLLKALAAVDKAATEVCQLFDKNVTRVYTNLGWEQEYFLVDSSLYNARPDLCLTGRTLMGHSSAKDQQLEDHYFGSIPPRVTAFMKELEIECHKLGIPAKTRHNEVAPNQFELAPIFENCNLANDHNQLVMDLMKRIARKHHFNVLLHEKPYSGVNGSGKHNNWSLCTDTGVNLFAPGKNPKGNMLFLTFLVNVLMMVYKNQNLLRASIMSASNSHRLGANEAPPAILSCFLGSQLSATLDEIVRQVGNEKMTPEEKTTLKLGIGRIPEILLDTTDRNRTSPFAFTGNRFEFRAAGSSSNCAAAMIAINAAMANQLNEFRASVEKLMEEGVGKDEAIFRLLKETIIASEPIRFEGDGYSEEWKQEAARRGLTNICHVPEALMHYVDHQSKAVLIGERIFNETELNSRLEVELEKYTMKVQIEGRVLGDLAINHIVPTAVAYQNRLLENLRGLKEIFPAEEYEVLSADRKELIREISHRVTSIKVLVREMTEARKVANHLENYKERAFAYEEKVRPYLDQIRDHIDHLEMEVDDEIWPLPKYRELLFTK from the coding sequence ATGTCTAAAATGAGATTTTTTGCATTACAAGAGCTTTCCAACCGGAAGCCTTTGGAAGTTACTGCTCCTTCCAACAAACTCTCTGATTATTATGGTAGTCATGTATTCGACCGCAAAAAGATGCAGGAGTATCTTCCGAAGGAAGCCTACAAGGCTGTGACCGATGCTATCGAAAAAGGTACGCCTATCAGCCGCGAAGTGGCGGACTTAGTTGCTAATGGTATGAAAAGCTGGGCCAAGTCACTCAACGTCACTCACTACACACATTGGTTCCAGCCTTTGACGGACGGAACAGCCGAAAAGCATGATGGCTTTATCGAGTTCGGCGAAGATGGCGGAGTTATCGAACGCTTCTCCGGGAAATTACTTATCCAACAGGAGCCGGACGCTTCTTCTTTTCCCAACGGCGGCATCCGCAACACTTTCGAAGCACGCGGATATACGGCATGGGACGTTTCTTCACCCGCATTCGTAGTGGATACGACTCTTTGTATCCCTACCATCTTTATTTCTTATACGGGCGAAGCGCTGGATTACAAAACTCCTCTATTGAAAGCACTCGCCGCCGTAGACAAAGCGGCTACGGAAGTTTGTCAGTTGTTCGACAAGAACGTGACACGCGTCTATACGAATCTGGGATGGGAACAGGAATATTTCCTTGTCGACTCTTCCTTATATAATGCACGCCCCGACCTCTGCCTCACCGGACGGACACTGATGGGACACTCTTCCGCCAAAGACCAGCAGTTGGAAGACCACTATTTCGGCTCTATCCCGCCACGTGTCACCGCCTTTATGAAGGAACTCGAAATAGAATGTCACAAACTGGGCATTCCCGCCAAGACCCGCCACAACGAGGTAGCTCCCAACCAATTCGAGTTGGCTCCTATCTTCGAGAACTGCAACCTGGCGAACGACCACAACCAACTTGTCATGGACTTGATGAAACGTATTGCCCGCAAGCATCACTTCAACGTGCTTCTGCATGAGAAACCTTATAGCGGCGTGAACGGTTCGGGCAAGCACAACAACTGGTCGCTTTGTACTGATACAGGTGTCAACCTGTTCGCTCCAGGCAAAAACCCGAAAGGAAATATGCTGTTCCTTACTTTCCTGGTGAACGTATTGATGATGGTTTATAAAAACCAGAACCTGCTGCGTGCTTCCATTATGAGTGCCAGCAACAGTCACCGCTTGGGAGCCAACGAAGCCCCACCCGCCATCCTCTCCTGCTTTCTGGGTTCGCAACTTTCGGCAACCCTTGACGAAATTGTACGCCAAGTAGGAAACGAGAAGATGACACCGGAGGAAAAAACGACATTGAAACTGGGTATCGGACGTATCCCCGAAATCCTGCTCGATACGACCGACCGTAACCGCACCTCTCCTTTCGCCTTCACCGGAAACCGGTTTGAGTTCCGTGCCGCCGGCTCTTCTTCCAACTGTGCCGCTGCCATGATTGCTATCAACGCTGCCATGGCAAACCAGTTGAATGAATTCCGTGCGTCGGTAGAGAAACTGATGGAAGAAGGGGTAGGCAAAGACGAAGCTATCTTCCGCTTGCTGAAAGAAACAATCATCGCTTCCGAACCCATCCGTTTCGAAGGTGACGGTTATTCCGAAGAATGGAAACAGGAAGCCGCACGCCGCGGACTGACTAACATCTGCCACGTCCCGGAAGCCCTGATGCACTACGTTGACCACCAATCCAAAGCTGTACTTATCGGCGAACGTATCTTCAACGAGACAGAGTTGAACAGCCGTCTGGAAGTGGAACTGGAGAAATATACCATGAAGGTCCAGATTGAAGGCCGTGTCTTGGGCGACCTTGCCATCAACCACATCGTACCGACTGCTGTTGCCTATCAGAATCGGCTGCTCGAAAATCTTCGCGGACTGAAAGAAATATTCCCTGCCGAAGAATACGAAGTGCTGAGTGCCGACCGCAAAGAACTGATTCGTGAGATTTCGCATCGGGTGACTTCAATCAAAGTACTGGTTCGCGAGATGACCGAAGCACGAAAAGTAGCCAACCACCTAGAGAACTATAAGGAAAGAGCGTTTGCCTACGAAGAAAAAGTACGTCCTTACCTCGACCAGATCCGCGACCATATCGATCATCTTGAGATGGAAGTAGACGACGAAATATGGCCGTTACCCAAATACAGGGAACTGTTGTTTACCAAATAA
- a CDS encoding HU family DNA-binding protein, whose amino-acid sequence MSILYKTTRFADTFSGDKETNVRVQLLSWDTLDTKAFVEYLAFKNNISKGDVYKNLSMVLEGIEAILKNGNILNLDDFGSFSLNGSFCEDKEPGESHRAESIEVKNVVFKAEKRMKKRITAAGFEKYNPERHNKRKY is encoded by the coding sequence ATGAGCATACTTTACAAGACAACCCGCTTTGCGGATACTTTCAGTGGTGACAAAGAAACAAATGTACGGGTGCAGCTATTATCATGGGATACGCTGGATACCAAAGCCTTTGTAGAATATCTGGCTTTCAAGAACAACATTTCCAAAGGCGATGTATACAAAAACCTCAGCATGGTATTGGAAGGTATAGAAGCCATTCTGAAAAACGGCAATATTCTCAATCTGGACGATTTCGGCAGCTTCTCCTTGAACGGCAGTTTCTGTGAAGACAAAGAGCCCGGTGAAAGCCACCGGGCGGAATCCATAGAAGTGAAGAATGTTGTATTCAAGGCGGAAAAGCGTATGAAGAAACGGATAACTGCGGCAGGATTTGAGAAGTATAATCCTGAAAGACATAACAAACGAAAATACTAG
- a CDS encoding DUF5686 family protein — MKEIRRLRDKILIGCILCMFSFTLKGAASNYIMNPYTRQSISADSIIERVMTFAPLYETIVSDYRANLYIKGKMDIRKKNFILRYVPSMFRLQKGVREYLLETYSDLHYTAPNIYDQKVKASQGTVRGNRGLPGLLEYFNVNIYSSSLLNDERLLSPLAKNGQKYYKYRIDSVMGDPNNLDYRVRFIPRTKSDQLVGGYMIVSSNVWSVREIRFSGRSELITFTCWIKMGDVGKKNEFLPVRYDVEALFKFLGNKVDGNYTASLDYKSIELKEKKVRKKEKTNYNLSESFSLQCDTNAYKTDASTFAIMRPIPLNESEKKLYHDYRLRRDTATIRKPSKSQTFWGTMGDLMVEDYKFNLSNIGSVRFSPFINPLLFSYSGSNGLSYRQDFRYNRIFRGDKLLRIVPKLGYNFTRKEFYWSLNADLEYWPQKRGFFRLNVGNGNRIYSSKVLDELKAMPDSIFNFDLIHLDYFKDLYFNFRHTLEVVNGLDISLGFSAHKRTAVEPSRFVITGDYPMPPPEFMDKFKNTYISFAPRIRVEWTPGLYYYMNGKRKINLRSLYPTFSVDYERGIKGVFKSTGEYERIEFDLQHQIRLGLMRNIYYRFGFGAFTNQDELYFVDFANFSRRNLPVGWNDEIGGVFQVLDGRWYNSSRRYVRGHFTYEAPFLILKHLMKYTRYVQNERIYVSALCMPHLQPYMEVGYGIGTHIFDVGVFMSSENWKFGGIGCKFTFELFNR, encoded by the coding sequence ATGAAGGAGATACGACGATTGAGAGATAAAATACTGATAGGATGCATACTATGTATGTTCTCTTTTACTTTAAAGGGGGCAGCCAGTAACTATATAATGAATCCTTATACGCGTCAAAGTATTTCCGCCGATTCCATCATTGAGCGTGTCATGACTTTCGCGCCTTTATATGAAACGATAGTCAGTGACTATCGTGCCAATCTATATATAAAAGGTAAGATGGATATTCGGAAAAAGAATTTTATCCTTCGCTATGTACCTTCCATGTTCCGTTTGCAAAAGGGGGTGCGCGAGTATCTGCTCGAAACATACAGTGACCTTCATTATACCGCTCCCAATATATACGACCAGAAAGTAAAAGCCTCGCAAGGAACTGTAAGGGGAAACAGAGGACTTCCGGGATTGCTCGAATATTTTAATGTAAATATCTACTCTTCTTCTCTGTTGAATGACGAGCGGTTGCTGTCACCACTAGCCAAGAACGGGCAAAAATACTATAAATACCGGATAGACAGTGTGATGGGGGACCCGAATAATCTGGATTACCGGGTACGTTTTATTCCCCGGACAAAGAGCGACCAGTTGGTAGGCGGTTACATGATTGTCAGCAGTAATGTATGGAGTGTTCGCGAAATACGTTTTTCGGGACGGTCGGAACTTATAACATTCACCTGCTGGATTAAGATGGGAGACGTAGGCAAGAAAAATGAATTTTTGCCTGTGCGTTATGATGTGGAAGCCCTTTTTAAATTCCTCGGAAATAAGGTTGATGGCAACTACACTGCTTCTTTGGATTATAAATCCATTGAACTGAAAGAAAAGAAAGTGCGTAAGAAAGAGAAGACAAATTATAACCTGTCGGAATCATTCTCTTTGCAATGCGACACGAATGCCTATAAGACGGATGCTTCGACCTTTGCCATTATGCGACCTATTCCTTTGAATGAAAGTGAGAAGAAATTGTACCATGATTATCGGCTGAGGCGTGATACGGCTACTATACGGAAGCCATCCAAGAGTCAGACTTTTTGGGGAACAATGGGCGACCTGATGGTGGAAGATTATAAGTTCAACCTCTCCAATATCGGAAGTGTCCGTTTCTCTCCGTTTATTAATCCGCTCCTGTTCAGTTATAGCGGAAGCAACGGTTTGTCTTATCGGCAGGATTTTCGCTACAACCGTATTTTCAGGGGCGATAAGCTGCTCCGTATTGTTCCTAAACTCGGATATAATTTCACCCGCAAGGAGTTTTATTGGTCATTGAATGCTGACCTTGAGTACTGGCCGCAAAAACGGGGATTCTTCCGCTTGAATGTGGGTAATGGTAACCGCATTTATAGCAGTAAGGTGCTGGACGAACTGAAAGCCATGCCGGACAGTATCTTCAATTTCGATTTAATTCATCTTGATTATTTCAAAGACTTGTATTTTAATTTCCGCCATACGCTTGAAGTAGTCAACGGTTTGGATATAAGCTTGGGATTCTCCGCTCATAAGAGGACAGCCGTAGAGCCTTCGCGCTTTGTGATAACCGGTGATTATCCGATGCCGCCCCCGGAATTTATGGATAAATTCAAGAATACCTATATCAGTTTTGCTCCCCGTATCCGGGTGGAATGGACGCCGGGACTCTACTATTATATGAATGGAAAACGAAAAATAAATCTCCGTTCCTTATATCCTACGTTCTCAGTCGATTACGAACGGGGTATTAAAGGGGTATTCAAAAGTACGGGTGAATACGAAAGAATAGAGTTCGACCTTCAACATCAAATCCGGTTGGGACTGATGCGTAATATCTATTATCGTTTTGGATTTGGCGCGTTTACCAATCAGGATGAATTGTATTTCGTGGATTTCGCTAATTTCTCCCGTCGTAATCTCCCTGTGGGGTGGAACGATGAAATCGGCGGAGTGTTTCAAGTGCTCGACGGACGTTGGTACAACTCGTCCCGCCGTTATGTACGCGGACATTTCACTTATGAGGCGCCATTCCTGATATTAAAGCATCTGATGAAATATACACGTTATGTACAGAATGAACGTATTTACGTAAGCGCCCTCTGCATGCCCCATCTTCAACCTTACATGGAAGTAGGGTATGGCATCGGTACACATATTTTTGATGTAGGGGTTTTTATGAGCAGTGAGAACTGGAAGTTCGGCGGAATAGGCTGTAAATTTACATTCGAGTTATTCAACCGATAG
- a CDS encoding retron St85 family RNA-directed DNA polymerase yields the protein MDGILITILIITGFLIYKMISSSRKQEGYKRWKATAGSSKEENVPKFDEEAVAWCASLLGVEVNKLKEILENIPAHYHEFWVRKRKGGYRMISAPRKELQSIQTTINSRILSSVTTVHPAAVGFRCGHSVVDNASPHLGKRYVLKMDIHDFFFSIRSPRVKATFEKMGYPANVAKVFRTLCCLRNCLPQGAPTSPSLSNIVGYEMDKKLSALAAEYGLTYTRYADDLTFSGDVLPKEQIIPRIKQIIRDEKFEPNHKKTRFLHGYDRKIITGVSVSSGVKLTIPKTRKREIRKNVYFILTKGLAEHQRRIGSCDPAYLKRLIGELCYWRSIEPDNVYVSDSITALKRLEKRY from the coding sequence ATGGACGGTATTTTAATAACGATACTTATAATCACTGGTTTCCTGATTTATAAAATGATTTCTTCGAGCAGGAAGCAAGAGGGATATAAAAGGTGGAAAGCAACAGCAGGTAGCAGTAAGGAAGAAAATGTTCCCAAGTTTGATGAAGAAGCAGTCGCCTGGTGCGCCAGCCTATTGGGCGTAGAAGTAAACAAGCTGAAAGAAATACTTGAAAATATCCCTGCCCATTACCATGAGTTTTGGGTGAGAAAAAGAAAGGGCGGGTATCGGATGATTTCCGCTCCGCGTAAAGAACTACAATCTATCCAAACGACTATTAATTCCCGAATCTTATCATCGGTGACTACCGTTCATCCGGCAGCAGTCGGTTTCCGGTGTGGACATTCGGTAGTTGATAATGCCAGTCCTCATTTGGGAAAGCGGTATGTGTTGAAAATGGATATTCATGATTTTTTCTTTTCTATACGAAGTCCGAGGGTGAAGGCGACATTTGAGAAGATGGGCTATCCGGCAAATGTGGCGAAAGTCTTTAGAACCTTGTGTTGCCTGCGTAATTGTTTACCTCAGGGAGCTCCTACAAGTCCGTCATTGAGCAATATTGTCGGCTATGAGATGGATAAGAAATTATCTGCGTTGGCAGCAGAGTATGGGTTGACATATACCCGCTATGCCGATGACCTGACTTTCTCCGGTGATGTGCTTCCAAAAGAACAGATAATCCCCCGGATTAAACAAATAATCCGTGACGAGAAATTTGAGCCGAATCATAAAAAGACTCGTTTCTTGCATGGGTATGACAGGAAGATTATCACGGGAGTATCTGTCAGCTCCGGTGTGAAACTGACGATACCCAAAACAAGAAAGCGGGAGATTCGGAAGAATGTTTATTTCATTCTGACAAAGGGATTGGCGGAACATCAACGTAGAATCGGTTCCTGCGACCCTGCCTATTTGAAACGGCTTATCGGGGAACTTTGTTATTGGCGCTCGATAGAACCGGATAATGTTTATGTATCCGATTCTATTACTGCCTTGAAACGTTTGGAGAAACGGTATTAA